A single Natranaerobius thermophilus JW/NM-WN-LF DNA region contains:
- a CDS encoding AarF/UbiB family protein gives MKTYKSIVVVPRKYQSVKVIRNPYSYPLIGKGFQGAVFLISSNKCVKVYGRSIHASRESDVLSNSQHSPIIPKIYEIGYKYIVMEYINGTPLDKYLSLKGFISKEMTENILMLLSEMEQLNFKRLDIKLRDVIITKHMNMKVLDHVNAHFKQRNVPKDLMNDLKAIGLLKPFLNQLNRINPNLYRKWCKK, from the coding sequence ATGAAAACTTATAAATCAATTGTGGTTGTGCCCAGAAAATATCAATCAGTAAAGGTTATCCGAAACCCTTACTCATACCCACTTATAGGCAAAGGCTTTCAGGGAGCTGTTTTTCTAATATCGTCAAATAAATGTGTCAAAGTGTATGGAAGGTCTATTCATGCTAGCAGGGAAAGTGATGTATTGAGTAATTCACAACACTCCCCTATTATTCCCAAAATTTATGAGATTGGTTATAAATATATAGTCATGGAATATATTAACGGAACTCCTTTAGATAAATATCTTTCTTTAAAGGGATTTATTTCAAAAGAAATGACCGAGAATATATTAATGTTATTAAGCGAAATGGAACAGTTGAATTTCAAACGGTTAGATATAAAATTACGTGATGTAATTATCACTAAACATATGAATATGAAAGTCTTGGACCATGTAAATGCACATTTTAAACAGCGTAATGTCCCTAAAGATCTTATGAATGATCTCAAAGCCATAGGCTTATTAAAGCCCTTTTTGAATCAATTGAACAGAATTAATCCGAACTTATATCGTAAATGGTGCAAGAAATAG
- a CDS encoding phosphotransferase, with the protein MTNIKDKKGQIITVDEIKWLCEEHDLGRFKSIIRVLNSSANTNILVATDLGKFVLRFITDPAPNIKERMNYIENTVSILKQASLPVLNAVRNKFGDLFSQVNNRVVQVHPYIDANKFNFDDIQIKSSAKILKKFHTVLKSQKPGPLPSYSIHPSPENLQTKFKHLYKNHHLKSKSSLSRIKNLYSRISKQWEGVDKNSLVETIIHDDWHPNNQLYHSDGTVACILDFDGIQREKRIYDVGYAVYTLYSMSHHKKGTKSSKIFLNAYGELTYEEQKHLSLVVASVALFFIILFPDKAEKRLRRRGLLINHLLSEKGSEFFR; encoded by the coding sequence ATGACAAATATAAAAGATAAAAAAGGTCAAATTATTACAGTAGATGAAATTAAGTGGCTATGTGAAGAACATGATCTAGGCAGGTTTAAAAGCATTATTAGGGTACTAAATAGTAGTGCCAATACTAACATTTTAGTTGCAACCGACTTAGGAAAGTTTGTTTTGAGATTTATAACAGATCCAGCTCCAAATATAAAGGAACGAATGAATTATATTGAAAACACTGTATCAATACTCAAACAGGCATCTTTACCTGTGTTAAATGCTGTGAGAAATAAATTTGGAGATTTATTCTCCCAGGTTAACAATAGGGTGGTTCAAGTTCACCCTTATATAGATGCAAATAAATTTAATTTTGATGATATTCAAATAAAGTCAAGTGCAAAAATACTTAAAAAATTTCATACTGTTTTAAAATCGCAAAAACCAGGACCTTTACCCAGTTATTCAATTCATCCCTCACCGGAAAACCTTCAGACAAAATTTAAGCATCTTTATAAAAATCATCACTTAAAGTCAAAATCTTCATTGTCAAGAATTAAAAACCTTTATTCGAGAATCTCTAAGCAGTGGGAGGGAGTAGATAAAAACTCCTTAGTTGAAACAATTATACACGATGACTGGCATCCTAATAATCAACTATATCACTCAGATGGAACAGTTGCTTGTATCTTAGATTTTGACGGGATACAACGGGAAAAGAGGATATACGATGTGGGATATGCTGTTTATACTTTATATTCTATGTCTCATCATAAAAAAGGGACTAAAAGTTCAAAAATTTTTTTAAACGCATATGGAGAGCTTACGTATGAAGAACAAAAACATCTATCACTTGTAGTTGCAAGTGTAGCATTATTTTTTATTATCTTATTTCCCGATAAAGCAGAAAAAAGGTTAAGAAGGAGGGGACTACTTATTAATCATTTACTCAGTGAAAAGGGGAGTGAATTCTTTCGGTGA